The proteins below come from a single Stigmatopora argus isolate UIUO_Sarg chromosome 11, RoL_Sarg_1.0, whole genome shotgun sequence genomic window:
- the ogdhl gene encoding 2-oxoglutarate dehydrogenase-like, mitochondrial isoform X4, with product MGSTQVVPSLFTFPPTNKGIQGKGNSFVRLKAMRQLRALAGLLRSSFGAPRWRPVTATPAPRRPHPSRPCSSDASPTQANAGSSNYMEDMYFAWLEDHNNVHESWDAFFRNIQKSDEGVDSPPTKLLHGRVASGSPDVTQKVVEDHLAVHTLIRAYQIRGHHVAQLDPLGILDADLDSFVPSDLITTIDKLAFYGLHESDLDRRFRLPHTTFIGGGETTLPLREVIRRLEASYCGHVGVEFMFINNVEQCQWIRQKFETPGIMGFTSDEKRTLLARLIRSTRFEDFLARKWSSEKRFGLEGCEVLIPALKTIIDSSSAAGVDSVIMGMPHRGRLNVLANVIRKDLNQIFCQFDPKLEAADEGSGDVKYHLGMYHERINRGTEKNIALSLMANPSHLEAVDPVVQGKAKAEQFYRGDALGRKVMSILMHGDAAFAGQGVVYETFHLSELPSYTTHGTIHVVVNNQIGFTTDPRMARSSPYPTDVARVVNAPIFHVNADDPEAVMYVCRVAAEWRNTFNKDVVIDLVCYRRFGHNEMDEPSFTQPLMYKQIRRQEHVLKKYSDKLIADRVVTLQEFEEEVAKYDKICEEAYASSKDEKISHIRHWLDSPWPEFFTTEGEPKTMSCPPTGLDAEVLQHIGRTASSVPLDDFTIHPGLSRILRSRGDLVRKGQLDWALGEYMAFGSLLKDGIHVRLSGQDVERGTFSHRHHVLHDQKVDKHICIPMNHLWADQAPYTVCNSSLSEYGVLGFELGFAMASPDALVLWEAQFGDFHNTAQCIIDQFISSGEAKWVRHNGIVLLLPHGMEGMVRGGFGLGPAKGISLVRNIPQHDRSASCK from the exons ATGGGGTCCACACAAGTAGTTCCTAGTTTATTTACATTTCCTCCAACAAATAAAGGAATTCAGGGGAAAGGGAATAGTTTTGTACGTCTAAAAG CCATGAGACAATTACGTGCACTAGCAGGCCTTTTAAGATCTAGCTTTGGAGCTCCACGGTGGCGACCTGTTACTGCAACCCCAGCGCCACGAAGGCCACATCCCAGTAGACCTTGCTCCTCCGATGCGTCGCCCACCCAAGCGAACGCCGGCAGCTCCAACTACATGGAGGACATGTATTTTGCTTGGCTGGAGGATCATAACAACGTCCACGAG TCGTGGGACGCCTTTTTCCGTAACATCCAGAAGTCCGACGAGGGGGTGGACAGCCCCCCCACGAAGCTCCTCCACGGTCGTGTCGCGTCTGGTTCGCCGGACGTGACGCAGAAAGTGGTGGAAGACCACCTTGCTGTGCACACGCTCATAAGAGCCTATCAG ATTCGTGGTCATCATGTTGCCCAATTAGATCCACTGGGAATCTTGGATGCTGACCTGGACTCATTTGTTCCTTCTGACCTTATCACCACTATTGATAAATTAG CTTTCTACGGTCTGCACGAGTCCGACCTGGACCGGCGCTTCCGCCTGCCTCACACCACCTTCATCGGCGGGGGAGAAACTACGCTTCCTCTCAGGGAGGTCATACGTCGACTTGAG GCGTCCTACTGCGGGCACGTGGGGGTGGAATTCATGTTCATCAACAACGTGGAACAGTGCCAGTGGATCCGGCAGAAGTTCGAGACCCCGGGAATCATGGGCTTCACCAGTGACGAGAAGAGAACGCTGCTGGCTCGCCTCATCAGATCAACGCG ATTTGAGGACTTCTTGGCCAGGAAGTGGTCGTCGGAGAAACGCTTTGGCCTCGAAGGCTGCGAAGTCCTCATCCCGGCTCTGAAGACCATCATCGACAGCTCCAGCGCCGCCGGCGTCGACAGCGTCATCATGGGGATGCCGCATCG CGGTCGACTTAACGTCCTGGCCAATGTCATCCGCAAGGACTTGAACCAGATCTTCTGTCAGTTCGACCCCAAATTAGAAGCGGCGGATGAA GGTTCCGGAGATGTCAAATACCACCTGGGGATGTACCACGAGAGAATAAACCGGGGGACGGAGAAGAACATTGCGCTGTCCCTCATGGCCAACCCCTCTCACTTGGAGGCGGTGGACCCGGTGGTCCAAGGCAAGGCCAAAGCCGAGCAGTTCTACAGGGGGGACGCCCTCGGGAGAAAG GTGATGTCCATCTTAATGCACGGGGACGCTGCTTTCGCCGGACAAGGAGTCGTGTACGAGACGTTCCACCTCAGTGAACTGCCGTCGTACACCACACACGGGACCATCCACGTGGTGGTCAACAATCAG ATTGGCTTCACCACGGACCCCCGCATGGCGCGCTCGTCGCCTTACCCCACCGACGTGGCCCGAGTGGTCAACGCGCCCATCTTCCACGTCAACGCCGACGACCCCGAGGCCGTCATGTACGTGTGCCGCGTGGCCGCCGAGTGGAGGAACACCTTCAACAAAGATGTGGTCATAGACCTG GTGTGTTACAGACGCTTCGGGCACAACGAAATGGACGAACCGTCGTTCACGCAGCCGCTGATGTACAAACAGATCCGGCGGCAGGAGCACGTGCTCAAGAAATACTCGGACAAACTCATCGCCGACCGGGTGGTCACCCTGCAGGAATTTGAG GAGGAAGTGGCCAAATACGACAAAATATGCGAGGAGGCGTACGCCAGCTCCAAGGACGAGAAGATCTCGCATATCCGTCATTGGCTGGACTCGCCGTGGCCGG aattcTTCACAACAGAAGGGGAACCCAAGACTATGAGTTGCCCCCCCACCGGACTGGACGCGGAGGTCCTGCAGCACATCGGGCGAACCGCCAGCTCTGTGCCTTTGGACGATTTTACGATCCATCCCG GTCTGTCGCGTATTCTGCGCAGCCGGGGCGACTTGGTGAGGAAGGGTCAGCTGGACTGGGCCTTGGGAGAGTACATGGCCTTCGGCTCGCTGCTCAAAGACGGGATCCACGTTAGGCTCAGCGGGCAAGACGTGGAAAGAGGCACCTTCAG TCACCGCCATCATGTTCTTCATGACCAAAAAGtggacaaacacatttgcattccCATGAACCACCTTTGGGCTGACCAGGCCCCCTACACCGTCTGCAACAGCTCCTTATCCGAGTACGGCGTGCTGG GCTTCGAGCTGGGCTTCGCTATGGCCAGCCCCGACGCTTTGGTGCTTTGGGAGGCGCAGTTCGGCGACTTCCACAACACGGCCCAGTGCATCATCGACCAGTTCATCAGCTCGGGCGAGGCCAAGTGGGTTCGCCACAACGGCATCGTTCTGCTGTTGCCGCACGGGATGGAAGGGATGGTGAGAGGAGGATTTGGATTGGGGCCAGCCAAAGGCATTTCTCT GGTCCGGAACATTCCTCAGCACGACCGGAGCGCTTCCTGCAAATGA
- the ogdhl gene encoding 2-oxoglutarate dehydrogenase-like, mitochondrial isoform X1, with protein sequence MGSTQVVPSLFTFPPTNKGIQGKGNSFVRLKAMRQLRALAGLLRSSFGAPRWRPVTATPAPRRPHPSRPCSSDASPTQANAGSSNYMEDMYFAWLEDHNNVHESWDAFFRNIQKSDEGVDSPPTKLLHGRVASGSPDVTQKVVEDHLAVHTLIRAYQIRGHHVAQLDPLGILDADLDSFVPSDLITTIDKLAFYGLHESDLDRRFRLPHTTFIGGGETTLPLREVIRRLEASYCGHVGVEFMFINNVEQCQWIRQKFETPGIMGFTSDEKRTLLARLIRSTRFEDFLARKWSSEKRFGLEGCEVLIPALKTIIDSSSAAGVDSVIMGMPHRGRLNVLANVIRKDLNQIFCQFDPKLEAADEGSGDVKYHLGMYHERINRGTEKNIALSLMANPSHLEAVDPVVQGKAKAEQFYRGDALGRKVMSILMHGDAAFAGQGVVYETFHLSELPSYTTHGTIHVVVNNQIGFTTDPRMARSSPYPTDVARVVNAPIFHVNADDPEAVMYVCRVAAEWRNTFNKDVVIDLVCYRRFGHNEMDEPSFTQPLMYKQIRRQEHVLKKYSDKLIADRVVTLQEFEEEVAKYDKICEEAYASSKDEKISHIRHWLDSPWPEFFTTEGEPKTMSCPPTGLDAEVLQHIGRTASSVPLDDFTIHPGLSRILRSRGDLVRKGQLDWALGEYMAFGSLLKDGIHVRLSGQDVERGTFSHRHHVLHDQKVDKHICIPMNHLWADQAPYTVCNSSLSEYGVLGFELGFAMASPDALVLWEAQFGDFHNTAQCIIDQFISSGEAKWVRHNGIVLLLPHGMEGMGPEHSSARPERFLQMSTDDPDHFPDFGGDFEVRQLYECNWMVVNCSTPANYCHVLRRQILLPFRKPLIIFTPKSLLRHPDARSSFEDLAKGTTFKRLIPDDGPSSQNPPQVKRLIFCTGKVFYDLNKERTRQNLEKDVAIVRLEQISPFPFDLVKIEAEKYEGAELLWCQEEHKNMGYYDYVRPRFLTVVANKRPVWYVGRDPAAAPATGNKSTHLNELKRFLDVAFDLSAFQGRKA encoded by the exons ATGGGGTCCACACAAGTAGTTCCTAGTTTATTTACATTTCCTCCAACAAATAAAGGAATTCAGGGGAAAGGGAATAGTTTTGTACGTCTAAAAG CCATGAGACAATTACGTGCACTAGCAGGCCTTTTAAGATCTAGCTTTGGAGCTCCACGGTGGCGACCTGTTACTGCAACCCCAGCGCCACGAAGGCCACATCCCAGTAGACCTTGCTCCTCCGATGCGTCGCCCACCCAAGCGAACGCCGGCAGCTCCAACTACATGGAGGACATGTATTTTGCTTGGCTGGAGGATCATAACAACGTCCACGAG TCGTGGGACGCCTTTTTCCGTAACATCCAGAAGTCCGACGAGGGGGTGGACAGCCCCCCCACGAAGCTCCTCCACGGTCGTGTCGCGTCTGGTTCGCCGGACGTGACGCAGAAAGTGGTGGAAGACCACCTTGCTGTGCACACGCTCATAAGAGCCTATCAG ATTCGTGGTCATCATGTTGCCCAATTAGATCCACTGGGAATCTTGGATGCTGACCTGGACTCATTTGTTCCTTCTGACCTTATCACCACTATTGATAAATTAG CTTTCTACGGTCTGCACGAGTCCGACCTGGACCGGCGCTTCCGCCTGCCTCACACCACCTTCATCGGCGGGGGAGAAACTACGCTTCCTCTCAGGGAGGTCATACGTCGACTTGAG GCGTCCTACTGCGGGCACGTGGGGGTGGAATTCATGTTCATCAACAACGTGGAACAGTGCCAGTGGATCCGGCAGAAGTTCGAGACCCCGGGAATCATGGGCTTCACCAGTGACGAGAAGAGAACGCTGCTGGCTCGCCTCATCAGATCAACGCG ATTTGAGGACTTCTTGGCCAGGAAGTGGTCGTCGGAGAAACGCTTTGGCCTCGAAGGCTGCGAAGTCCTCATCCCGGCTCTGAAGACCATCATCGACAGCTCCAGCGCCGCCGGCGTCGACAGCGTCATCATGGGGATGCCGCATCG CGGTCGACTTAACGTCCTGGCCAATGTCATCCGCAAGGACTTGAACCAGATCTTCTGTCAGTTCGACCCCAAATTAGAAGCGGCGGATGAA GGTTCCGGAGATGTCAAATACCACCTGGGGATGTACCACGAGAGAATAAACCGGGGGACGGAGAAGAACATTGCGCTGTCCCTCATGGCCAACCCCTCTCACTTGGAGGCGGTGGACCCGGTGGTCCAAGGCAAGGCCAAAGCCGAGCAGTTCTACAGGGGGGACGCCCTCGGGAGAAAG GTGATGTCCATCTTAATGCACGGGGACGCTGCTTTCGCCGGACAAGGAGTCGTGTACGAGACGTTCCACCTCAGTGAACTGCCGTCGTACACCACACACGGGACCATCCACGTGGTGGTCAACAATCAG ATTGGCTTCACCACGGACCCCCGCATGGCGCGCTCGTCGCCTTACCCCACCGACGTGGCCCGAGTGGTCAACGCGCCCATCTTCCACGTCAACGCCGACGACCCCGAGGCCGTCATGTACGTGTGCCGCGTGGCCGCCGAGTGGAGGAACACCTTCAACAAAGATGTGGTCATAGACCTG GTGTGTTACAGACGCTTCGGGCACAACGAAATGGACGAACCGTCGTTCACGCAGCCGCTGATGTACAAACAGATCCGGCGGCAGGAGCACGTGCTCAAGAAATACTCGGACAAACTCATCGCCGACCGGGTGGTCACCCTGCAGGAATTTGAG GAGGAAGTGGCCAAATACGACAAAATATGCGAGGAGGCGTACGCCAGCTCCAAGGACGAGAAGATCTCGCATATCCGTCATTGGCTGGACTCGCCGTGGCCGG aattcTTCACAACAGAAGGGGAACCCAAGACTATGAGTTGCCCCCCCACCGGACTGGACGCGGAGGTCCTGCAGCACATCGGGCGAACCGCCAGCTCTGTGCCTTTGGACGATTTTACGATCCATCCCG GTCTGTCGCGTATTCTGCGCAGCCGGGGCGACTTGGTGAGGAAGGGTCAGCTGGACTGGGCCTTGGGAGAGTACATGGCCTTCGGCTCGCTGCTCAAAGACGGGATCCACGTTAGGCTCAGCGGGCAAGACGTGGAAAGAGGCACCTTCAG TCACCGCCATCATGTTCTTCATGACCAAAAAGtggacaaacacatttgcattccCATGAACCACCTTTGGGCTGACCAGGCCCCCTACACCGTCTGCAACAGCTCCTTATCCGAGTACGGCGTGCTGG GCTTCGAGCTGGGCTTCGCTATGGCCAGCCCCGACGCTTTGGTGCTTTGGGAGGCGCAGTTCGGCGACTTCCACAACACGGCCCAGTGCATCATCGACCAGTTCATCAGCTCGGGCGAGGCCAAGTGGGTTCGCCACAACGGCATCGTTCTGCTGTTGCCGCACGGGATGGAAGGGATG GGTCCGGAACATTCCTCAGCACGACCGGAGCGCTTCCTGCAAATGAGCACAGATGACCCGGACCACTTTCCG GATTTTGGTGGGGATTTCGAGGTGCGGCAGCTGTACGAGTGCAACTGGATGGTGGTCAACTGCTCCACGCCGGCTAACTACTGTCACGTACTCCGACGGCAGATCCTCCTCCCCTTCAGGAAGCCG CTGATTATATTCACTCCCAAATCTTTGCTGAGGCACCCCGACGCCCGATCCAGTTTTGAAGACCTGGCCAAAG GCACAACATTCAAGAGGCTGATCCCAGACGACGGCCCATCCAGTCAAAATCCCCCCCAAGTGAAAAGGTTGATCTTCTGCACTGGAAAAGTCTTCTACGATCTAAACAAAGAGAGGACGCGACAGAACCTGGAGAAAGACGTCGCCATCGTCAGACTAGAACAG ATCTCGCCGTTCCCTTTCGACCTGGTAAAAATCGAGGCGGAGAAATACGAGGGCGCCGAGCTGCTGTGGTGTCAGGAGGAGCACAAGAACATGGGCTACTACGATTACGTGAGGCCTCGCTTCCTCACCGTGGTGGCCAACAAGCGTCCCGTCTG GTACGTCGGGCGGGACCCCGCGGCCGCCCCCGCCACGGGGAACAAGTCCACCCATCTGAACGAGCTGAAACGGTTCCTGGACGTGGCCTTTGACCTGAGCGCCTTCCAGGGGAGGAAAGCTTGA
- the ogdhl gene encoding 2-oxoglutarate dehydrogenase-like, mitochondrial isoform X2, whose translation MPVVLLIPLVFPLTMRQLRALAGLLRSSFGAPRWRPVTATPAPRRPHPSRPCSSDASPTQANAGSSNYMEDMYFAWLEDHNNVHESWDAFFRNIQKSDEGVDSPPTKLLHGRVASGSPDVTQKVVEDHLAVHTLIRAYQIRGHHVAQLDPLGILDADLDSFVPSDLITTIDKLAFYGLHESDLDRRFRLPHTTFIGGGETTLPLREVIRRLEASYCGHVGVEFMFINNVEQCQWIRQKFETPGIMGFTSDEKRTLLARLIRSTRFEDFLARKWSSEKRFGLEGCEVLIPALKTIIDSSSAAGVDSVIMGMPHRGRLNVLANVIRKDLNQIFCQFDPKLEAADEGSGDVKYHLGMYHERINRGTEKNIALSLMANPSHLEAVDPVVQGKAKAEQFYRGDALGRKVMSILMHGDAAFAGQGVVYETFHLSELPSYTTHGTIHVVVNNQIGFTTDPRMARSSPYPTDVARVVNAPIFHVNADDPEAVMYVCRVAAEWRNTFNKDVVIDLVCYRRFGHNEMDEPSFTQPLMYKQIRRQEHVLKKYSDKLIADRVVTLQEFEEEVAKYDKICEEAYASSKDEKISHIRHWLDSPWPEFFTTEGEPKTMSCPPTGLDAEVLQHIGRTASSVPLDDFTIHPGLSRILRSRGDLVRKGQLDWALGEYMAFGSLLKDGIHVRLSGQDVERGTFSHRHHVLHDQKVDKHICIPMNHLWADQAPYTVCNSSLSEYGVLGFELGFAMASPDALVLWEAQFGDFHNTAQCIIDQFISSGEAKWVRHNGIVLLLPHGMEGMGPEHSSARPERFLQMSTDDPDHFPDFGGDFEVRQLYECNWMVVNCSTPANYCHVLRRQILLPFRKPLIIFTPKSLLRHPDARSSFEDLAKGTTFKRLIPDDGPSSQNPPQVKRLIFCTGKVFYDLNKERTRQNLEKDVAIVRLEQISPFPFDLVKIEAEKYEGAELLWCQEEHKNMGYYDYVRPRFLTVVANKRPVWYVGRDPAAAPATGNKSTHLNELKRFLDVAFDLSAFQGRKA comes from the exons ATGCCTGTTGTGCTCCTTATACCTCTTGTGTTTCCCCTCA CCATGAGACAATTACGTGCACTAGCAGGCCTTTTAAGATCTAGCTTTGGAGCTCCACGGTGGCGACCTGTTACTGCAACCCCAGCGCCACGAAGGCCACATCCCAGTAGACCTTGCTCCTCCGATGCGTCGCCCACCCAAGCGAACGCCGGCAGCTCCAACTACATGGAGGACATGTATTTTGCTTGGCTGGAGGATCATAACAACGTCCACGAG TCGTGGGACGCCTTTTTCCGTAACATCCAGAAGTCCGACGAGGGGGTGGACAGCCCCCCCACGAAGCTCCTCCACGGTCGTGTCGCGTCTGGTTCGCCGGACGTGACGCAGAAAGTGGTGGAAGACCACCTTGCTGTGCACACGCTCATAAGAGCCTATCAG ATTCGTGGTCATCATGTTGCCCAATTAGATCCACTGGGAATCTTGGATGCTGACCTGGACTCATTTGTTCCTTCTGACCTTATCACCACTATTGATAAATTAG CTTTCTACGGTCTGCACGAGTCCGACCTGGACCGGCGCTTCCGCCTGCCTCACACCACCTTCATCGGCGGGGGAGAAACTACGCTTCCTCTCAGGGAGGTCATACGTCGACTTGAG GCGTCCTACTGCGGGCACGTGGGGGTGGAATTCATGTTCATCAACAACGTGGAACAGTGCCAGTGGATCCGGCAGAAGTTCGAGACCCCGGGAATCATGGGCTTCACCAGTGACGAGAAGAGAACGCTGCTGGCTCGCCTCATCAGATCAACGCG ATTTGAGGACTTCTTGGCCAGGAAGTGGTCGTCGGAGAAACGCTTTGGCCTCGAAGGCTGCGAAGTCCTCATCCCGGCTCTGAAGACCATCATCGACAGCTCCAGCGCCGCCGGCGTCGACAGCGTCATCATGGGGATGCCGCATCG CGGTCGACTTAACGTCCTGGCCAATGTCATCCGCAAGGACTTGAACCAGATCTTCTGTCAGTTCGACCCCAAATTAGAAGCGGCGGATGAA GGTTCCGGAGATGTCAAATACCACCTGGGGATGTACCACGAGAGAATAAACCGGGGGACGGAGAAGAACATTGCGCTGTCCCTCATGGCCAACCCCTCTCACTTGGAGGCGGTGGACCCGGTGGTCCAAGGCAAGGCCAAAGCCGAGCAGTTCTACAGGGGGGACGCCCTCGGGAGAAAG GTGATGTCCATCTTAATGCACGGGGACGCTGCTTTCGCCGGACAAGGAGTCGTGTACGAGACGTTCCACCTCAGTGAACTGCCGTCGTACACCACACACGGGACCATCCACGTGGTGGTCAACAATCAG ATTGGCTTCACCACGGACCCCCGCATGGCGCGCTCGTCGCCTTACCCCACCGACGTGGCCCGAGTGGTCAACGCGCCCATCTTCCACGTCAACGCCGACGACCCCGAGGCCGTCATGTACGTGTGCCGCGTGGCCGCCGAGTGGAGGAACACCTTCAACAAAGATGTGGTCATAGACCTG GTGTGTTACAGACGCTTCGGGCACAACGAAATGGACGAACCGTCGTTCACGCAGCCGCTGATGTACAAACAGATCCGGCGGCAGGAGCACGTGCTCAAGAAATACTCGGACAAACTCATCGCCGACCGGGTGGTCACCCTGCAGGAATTTGAG GAGGAAGTGGCCAAATACGACAAAATATGCGAGGAGGCGTACGCCAGCTCCAAGGACGAGAAGATCTCGCATATCCGTCATTGGCTGGACTCGCCGTGGCCGG aattcTTCACAACAGAAGGGGAACCCAAGACTATGAGTTGCCCCCCCACCGGACTGGACGCGGAGGTCCTGCAGCACATCGGGCGAACCGCCAGCTCTGTGCCTTTGGACGATTTTACGATCCATCCCG GTCTGTCGCGTATTCTGCGCAGCCGGGGCGACTTGGTGAGGAAGGGTCAGCTGGACTGGGCCTTGGGAGAGTACATGGCCTTCGGCTCGCTGCTCAAAGACGGGATCCACGTTAGGCTCAGCGGGCAAGACGTGGAAAGAGGCACCTTCAG TCACCGCCATCATGTTCTTCATGACCAAAAAGtggacaaacacatttgcattccCATGAACCACCTTTGGGCTGACCAGGCCCCCTACACCGTCTGCAACAGCTCCTTATCCGAGTACGGCGTGCTGG GCTTCGAGCTGGGCTTCGCTATGGCCAGCCCCGACGCTTTGGTGCTTTGGGAGGCGCAGTTCGGCGACTTCCACAACACGGCCCAGTGCATCATCGACCAGTTCATCAGCTCGGGCGAGGCCAAGTGGGTTCGCCACAACGGCATCGTTCTGCTGTTGCCGCACGGGATGGAAGGGATG GGTCCGGAACATTCCTCAGCACGACCGGAGCGCTTCCTGCAAATGAGCACAGATGACCCGGACCACTTTCCG GATTTTGGTGGGGATTTCGAGGTGCGGCAGCTGTACGAGTGCAACTGGATGGTGGTCAACTGCTCCACGCCGGCTAACTACTGTCACGTACTCCGACGGCAGATCCTCCTCCCCTTCAGGAAGCCG CTGATTATATTCACTCCCAAATCTTTGCTGAGGCACCCCGACGCCCGATCCAGTTTTGAAGACCTGGCCAAAG GCACAACATTCAAGAGGCTGATCCCAGACGACGGCCCATCCAGTCAAAATCCCCCCCAAGTGAAAAGGTTGATCTTCTGCACTGGAAAAGTCTTCTACGATCTAAACAAAGAGAGGACGCGACAGAACCTGGAGAAAGACGTCGCCATCGTCAGACTAGAACAG ATCTCGCCGTTCCCTTTCGACCTGGTAAAAATCGAGGCGGAGAAATACGAGGGCGCCGAGCTGCTGTGGTGTCAGGAGGAGCACAAGAACATGGGCTACTACGATTACGTGAGGCCTCGCTTCCTCACCGTGGTGGCCAACAAGCGTCCCGTCTG GTACGTCGGGCGGGACCCCGCGGCCGCCCCCGCCACGGGGAACAAGTCCACCCATCTGAACGAGCTGAAACGGTTCCTGGACGTGGCCTTTGACCTGAGCGCCTTCCAGGGGAGGAAAGCTTGA